From the genome of Cryptosporangium minutisporangium:
GTTCTCGACGGCGGCCGGGCCGATCACGGTGGATAGCCCGGCCGGCTCGGCCGAACGCGCTTGCGTCGCGGCGGGGGCGGAGCGTCGCCGGATGCGGAGGCTCATCGGGGTGCTCCTGCGGTAACAGCCTCGCCGGGATGGGCGCGAGGCCATGCGGTGTCGGCGGGGGTGTAGGGGTCGGCGGCGCAGGTCAGGACCGCGACGGCGCGTTCGCCGTCCAGGACTGCGGTCTGCGCACCCAACGCGGTGAGCGCCGACGCGGTGTGCTCGGCGCGGCGCAGCACATCGGTGTCACGGCCGGCGGTGTCGGTGACGGCGATCGTCACGGTGCGCCACAGTGGATCGCGGCGGGCGGCGAGTTCATCGAGGAATGCCGCATAGTCCTCGGCCGCCTCTGCCAGGGCCGGGTTGGCGATCGTCTGCGCGGTCTGCGCGATGCGGTGGGCGTGACCGGACAGGTCGACGCGTTGGGTGGAGACCACGATCTGCACCGGACAGGTGAGGCTGTTGAGCCATCGGCCGTAGGCGCCGAGCAGCGCGGCCTGCTCGGTGCCGGTGCGCAGGCCGATGTTGACCGTGGTGCACCCGACCAAGGCCACCGTGCCGGCGCCGGTGTCGATGACGCCGGCGTTGCTGATTGCGTCCGCCGGTAGCCGCAGCGTCGGCACGCGCGGCAGCGACGGACTCGTCTCCGGTGCCCAGTCGGGTACAGGCGCG
Proteins encoded in this window:
- a CDS encoding PrgI family protein, coding for MRTDPDEAPRARVPADVDTPDKIVYGLTARQLAILAVAAVAGYGLLRGLGGLLPQPVLLALLIPLAGVAIVLALGRRDGLSMDAWLLAAVQHVRDPKRLAPAAGRSAPVPDWAPETSPSLPRVPTLRLPADAISNAGVIDTGAGTVALVGCTTVNIGLRTGTEQAALLGAYGRWLNSLTCPVQIVVSTQRVDLSGHAHRIAQTAQTIANPALAEAAEDYAAFLDELAARRDPLWRTVTIAVTDTAGRDTDVLRRAEHTASALTALGAQTAVLDGERAVAVLTCAADPYTPADTAWPRAHPGEAVTAGAPR